The proteins below come from a single Streptomyces sp. MRC013 genomic window:
- a CDS encoding bifunctional (p)ppGpp synthetase/guanosine-3',5'-bis(diphosphate) 3'-pyrophosphohydrolase — MPDEVQPLSAATPDQRADQAAAPSATPPAGQDAPSRAPDVGPAPASPPKPAPPVPARAAASSSRVRARLARLGVQRSSPYNPVLEPLLRIVRGNDPKIDTATLRQIEYAYQVAERWHRGQKRKSGDPYITHPLAVTTILAELGMDPATLMAGLLHDTVEDTEYGLEDLRRDFGDQVALLVDGVTKLDKVKFGEAAQAETVRKMVVAMAKDPRVLVIKLADRLHNMRTMRYLKREKQEKKARETLEIYAPLAHRLGMNTIKWELEDLAFAILYPKMYDEIVRLVAERAPKRDEYLALVTDEVQADLRAARIKATVTGRPKHYYSVYQKMIVRGRDFAEIYDLVGIRVLVDTVRDCYAALGTVHARWNPVPGRFKDYIAMPKFNMYQSLHTTVIGPNGKPVELQIRTFDMHRRAEYGIAAHWKYKQDAVAGASKVRTDVPKRAGKDDHVNDMAWLRQLLDWQRETEDPGEFLESLRFDLSRNEVFVFTPKGDVIALPAGATPVDFAYAVHTEVGHRTIGARVNGRLVPLESTLDNGDLVEVFTSKAVGAGPSRDWLGFVKSPRARNKIRQWFSKERRDEAIEQGKDAIARAMRKQNLPIQRILTGDSLVTLAHEMRYSDISSLYAAIGEGHVTARSIVQKLVQALGGEEAATEDIAETAPPARGRAKRRAKADPGVVVKGVEDVWVKLARCCTPVPGDPIIGFVTRGSGVSVHRADCVNVDSLSQQPERILDVEWAPTQSSVFLVAIQVEALDRSRLLSDVTRVLSDQHVNILSAAVQTSRDRVATSRFTFEMGDPKHLGHVLKAVRGVEGVYDVYRVTSARRP; from the coding sequence CGCCCCCGCTTCGCCGCCCAAACCGGCCCCGCCCGTCCCCGCCCGCGCCGCCGCCTCCTCCAGCCGCGTCCGCGCCCGCCTCGCCCGCCTCGGCGTACAGCGCTCCTCCCCGTACAACCCGGTCCTGGAACCGCTGCTGCGCATAGTGCGCGGCAACGACCCGAAGATCGACACGGCCACCCTCCGCCAGATCGAGTACGCCTACCAGGTCGCCGAGCGCTGGCACCGAGGCCAGAAACGCAAGAGCGGCGACCCGTACATCACGCACCCCCTCGCCGTCACCACCATCCTCGCCGAGCTGGGCATGGACCCGGCGACGCTGATGGCGGGCCTCCTCCACGACACCGTCGAGGACACCGAGTACGGCCTGGAGGACCTCCGCCGCGACTTCGGCGACCAGGTCGCCCTCCTCGTCGACGGGGTCACCAAGCTCGACAAGGTCAAGTTCGGCGAGGCCGCCCAGGCCGAGACCGTCCGCAAGATGGTCGTCGCCATGGCGAAGGACCCCCGCGTCCTGGTCATCAAGCTCGCGGACCGCCTCCACAACATGCGCACCATGCGCTACCTCAAGCGGGAGAAGCAGGAGAAGAAGGCCCGCGAGACCCTGGAGATCTACGCCCCGCTCGCCCACCGCCTGGGCATGAACACCATCAAGTGGGAGCTGGAGGACCTCGCCTTCGCGATCCTCTACCCCAAGATGTACGACGAGATCGTCCGCCTCGTGGCCGAACGCGCCCCCAAGCGGGACGAGTACCTCGCCCTGGTGACCGACGAGGTCCAGGCCGACCTGCGCGCCGCCCGCATCAAGGCGACCGTCACCGGCCGCCCCAAGCACTACTACAGCGTCTACCAGAAGATGATCGTCCGCGGACGCGACTTCGCGGAGATCTACGACCTGGTGGGCATCCGCGTCCTCGTCGACACGGTCCGCGACTGCTACGCCGCCCTCGGCACCGTCCACGCGCGGTGGAACCCGGTCCCCGGCCGGTTCAAGGACTACATCGCGATGCCGAAGTTCAACATGTACCAGTCGCTCCACACGACGGTCATCGGTCCCAACGGCAAGCCCGTCGAACTGCAGATCCGCACGTTCGACATGCACCGCCGCGCCGAGTACGGCATCGCCGCGCACTGGAAGTACAAGCAGGACGCCGTCGCCGGCGCCTCCAAGGTCCGCACCGACGTGCCGAAGAGGGCCGGCAAGGACGACCACGTCAACGACATGGCGTGGCTGCGCCAGCTCCTGGACTGGCAGAGGGAGACCGAGGACCCCGGCGAGTTCCTGGAGTCCCTGCGCTTCGACCTGTCGCGCAACGAGGTCTTCGTCTTCACCCCCAAGGGCGACGTCATAGCGCTGCCCGCCGGCGCCACCCCCGTCGACTTCGCGTACGCCGTCCACACCGAGGTCGGCCACCGCACCATAGGGGCCCGGGTCAACGGACGGCTCGTCCCGCTCGAGTCGACCCTCGACAACGGCGACCTGGTCGAGGTCTTCACCTCCAAGGCCGTGGGCGCCGGCCCCTCCCGCGACTGGCTCGGCTTCGTCAAGTCGCCCCGGGCCCGCAACAAGATCCGGCAGTGGTTCTCCAAGGAGCGCCGCGACGAGGCGATCGAGCAGGGCAAGGACGCCATCGCCCGCGCGATGCGCAAGCAGAACCTGCCGATCCAGCGCATCCTCACCGGCGACTCCCTGGTCACCCTCGCCCACGAGATGCGCTACAGCGACATCTCCTCGCTGTACGCGGCGATCGGCGAGGGCCACGTCACCGCCCGGTCGATCGTGCAGAAGCTGGTGCAGGCCCTCGGCGGGGAGGAGGCGGCGACCGAGGACATCGCCGAGACCGCGCCGCCCGCCCGCGGCCGCGCCAAGCGCCGCGCCAAGGCCGACCCCGGCGTCGTCGTCAAGGGCGTCGAGGACGTGTGGGTCAAACTGGCCCGCTGCTGCACCCCGGTGCCCGGCGACCCGATCATCGGCTTCGTCACGCGCGGCAGCGGTGTGTCGGTGCACCGCGCCGACTGCGTCAACGTCGACTCGCTGTCGCAGCAGCCCGAGCGGATCCTCGACGTCGAGTGGGCGCCCACCCAGTCGTCGGTGTTCCTCGTCGCCATCCAGGTCGAGGCGCTGGACCGCTCCCGGCTCCTGTCGGACGTCACCCGCGTCCTGTCCGACCAGCACGTCAACATCCTGTCGGCGGCCGTCCAGACCTCCCGCGACCGGGTCGCCACGTCCCGCTTCACCTTCGAGATGGGTGACCCCAAGCACCTCGGGCACGTCCTGAAGGCCGTCCGCGGGGTGGAGGGCGTGTACGACGTGTACCGCGTGACCTCGGCCCGCCGCCCCTGA